Within the Pelagovum pacificum genome, the region TTCCTCCCGGTAGAGCGGATTGATGTTCACGATCACCACGTCGTCGGGCAGGTGCCTGGCGTAGAGCGGGAACAGCGCCGGATTGCCGGTGTAGCCGCCGTCCCAGTAAGCCTCGCCGTCGATCTCGACCGCCTGGAACAGCGTCGGCAGACAGGCGGAGGCAAGCACGGCGTCCGCCGTGATCCCCTCGCCCGAGAAAACCCGGATCTTGCCGCTGCGCACGTTGGTCGCGCAGATATAGAGCTCCGGCCCGTCGGCCGCGCAGACATGGTCGAAGGCAAGCTCGGACAGGATGTGCCGCAGCGGGTTCTTGAAGACGGACCCGTAGACATAGGGCGACATCATCCGCGACGAGATATCGAACGCGGCGAATGCCGGCGAATACTCGATCGCCTTCGCCAACGCCGGCGCGGACGGCGCGAAGGCGTCGATCCAGGCCGTCAGCCGGTTGTCGGTGACCGCGCCGACCTGAGTCCAGAGCCAGTCGAGACGGGCGCGGGCGCCGTCATTGCCGTCCTCGACCAGCCCCGCCTTCAACGCTGCGGCATTGAGAGCGCCGGCCGAGGTGCCCGACATCGCGGCGATCTCGACCCGGCCATCCTCGAGCAGCCGGTCGAGCACACCCCAGGTGAAGGCGCCATGCGCCCCACCACCCTGCAGCGCGAGGTTGATGCGTTTCGGTTCAGCCACCTACCGCGCCGTCCAGCCGCCATCCATGCTGTGGGTCGTGCCCGTCATCTGCGCAGCATGGTCGGAGCAGAGGAACACCGCCAGCCCGCCGAGCTGCTCGAGCGTGGCGAACTCCTTCGAGGGTTGGCGATCCAGGATCACCTCGCGGATCGCCGTCTCGCGGTCCATGTCGTACTGCTTCATCGTATCGGGGATCTGGGCCTCGACGAGCGGTGTCATCACGTAGCCCGGACAGATCGCGTTCGCGGTGATCGGCTCCTCCGCCGTCTCGAGCGCGGTCACCTTGGTAAATCCGACGACCCCGTGCTTGGCCGCGACATAGGCCCCCTTGTAGGGAGAGGCCCGAAGGCCGTGGGCGGAGGAGATGTTGATCACCCTGCCCCACCCGGCCTTGCGCATCATCGGCAGCGCGGCCGCCGTGGTGTGAAAGACCGAGGACAGCATGATCGCGATGAGGGCGTCCCACTTCTCGACCGGGAACTCTTCGATCGGGGCGACATGCTGGATGCCGGCGTTGTTGACGAGGATGTCGCAGGTGCCCGCCTGTTCGACCAGCGCTCGGGCT harbors:
- a CDS encoding patatin-like phospholipase family protein, yielding MAEPKRINLALQGGGAHGAFTWGVLDRLLEDGRVEIAAMSGTSAGALNAAALKAGLVEDGNDGARARLDWLWTQVGAVTDNRLTAWIDAFAPSAPALAKAIEYSPAFAAFDISSRMMSPYVYGSVFKNPLRHILSELAFDHVCAADGPELYICATNVRSGKIRVFSGEGITADAVLASACLPTLFQAVEIDGEAYWDGGYTGNPALFPLYARHLPDDVVIVNINPLYREEVPTYPQAIQNRINEISFNSSLLRELRAVSFVHRLLGDGAVQKGAMKEVLVHMISDDMLMNELNIATKMVPTPVVLARLKAAGREAAEKFLDAHWSDLNERGTVDLREMFS
- a CDS encoding 3-hydroxybutyrate dehydrogenase; the encoded protein is MSIKGKTAVVTGSNSGIGLGVARALAAEGANVVLNSFTDRDEDHALAEEVGKEFGVTARYIKGDLSRGEEARALVEQAGTCDILVNNAGIQHVAPIEEFPVEKWDALIAIMLSSVFHTTAAALPMMRKAGWGRVINISSAHGLRASPYKGAYVAAKHGVVGFTKVTALETAEEPITANAICPGYVMTPLVEAQIPDTMKQYDMDRETAIREVILDRQPSKEFATLEQLGGLAVFLCSDHAAQMTGTTHSMDGGWTAR